The Coffea arabica cultivar ET-39 chromosome 6e, Coffea Arabica ET-39 HiFi, whole genome shotgun sequence genome contains the following window.
CGATTGTCAAATGCATGCACCGGAAAATGACATAAGTGGGGAAGTTAGAAGTTAGAACAGATACAATGCCATTAATTCATTTCTTGATGGGGAGCCACCATCCAGCAATTATTGGAGTTGGGATTCGGGAAAAATGTTTTAATTAATGTACTAAGCAGCTGTTTCATTAAATTCTGGTATGGTCACAACACTGTTGTCGATGAACCCTACGGCCAGCAGCTTCAGTCTAGACTTAATGCGAAAAGAATCATGAGACTGTGATTATGTTTGGTTCAGTAGCTTTTATACTGTTATACTTACTCTGCAATGGAATTGCATCGTGATTATGTTATTCTGCGAAGAGAATCATGAGATTATGGTCATGTTTTCCAACTACATTTGAGAATGAAAATTGCTGTAATTTACATTGAAATTGAAAGGGGTTCAGTCTTATTCGACTGTTAGATGAAATTATCCATTTTATCCTTTACAGATCaacttgttttattattatttatttatttatttgcagaTCCACTTAAATCTGATTTTTCCATCTTAATTTGAGACATCAATCGTCAAACTAAACTAAAGCTGTAAAAATTGATGCTTCTTCATTAAACTGAGATCGTAATTCGATAATAAATCTGCTTCCTATTAATGGAAGTAGAACCTATTAGACTTGTGGACCAATCAGTACTGGGTTGTAGAGTTTCTGAACAGAAGGAAACTCGAACttatcaaaaaataaaagtaaaaaaaaaaaaaaaatggagacgAGGTTATGTGTATATCCAGGACGAAGAAAATGTTTAAAATATCTTATTGAAGAATCAAAATATTCTTAACAAGTGTGTATGTCACATGAACATAATCTATCGAATGTTCAACTTTCAAACAGGCATACAAGAAAGTTTAGATTTACCGATCAATGTTATTCAATTCATTCTATTTCTTTAGTTTTGTTAAATAATTTACcccaaaaagataaaaaagaaagtCATGTTAAAGATGGTACATAATTATTTTAATTACGTGTATGTCCATCTATCTCTAAGGTgactatttgaaatattattgagAATAGTTAATGTAGTACATATTGACGGTATAATGTacgtgtgagataaaaaaaataattaaaaaaaatgtgttaaaaaatatatatataattcaaaaaaataatttttggacAAGTaattcctatccaaacacacctgCTTCCACACAAATCATTCTTTCACCCTCAAATTAACTTTTCAAAGCAAATTCCAAGGGCAGTTTTTGCATGTCTTACCAATATATAGAAGAGGCTGTATATCCAAATGCTtgcatttatattatataaactGAAAAATTTACCTGGTCCAATAAATAACCAAACCAAGCCAGATTTTTGTCCATTTGGGGAAAGAGACGACTTCTTAATATGTGGAGCACATTATAGGCAGCAGCAGCCGAGTCGACCCACACCAGAATACTGAAAAACATGGATATCAACAACCTCGTCACTAAAAAATGATCATCAGCGGAGATTATTTGCACATAATATCTGTTGGAAAGAAGGGGGTTGGGGAATGAAAGAACTCACGACAAAGCATTGAGGTCCCTGAAGGAGGCCTTTCTGACTATGGAGTAGAAGAGAAGCTTAGTTTGTGAATCAAAAGCCACCAGACAAGCGGTCAGAACCAGTAAGGACGTCGCAAAGAGCCTAAGAACCAAAGTGTCCATATCTTGCTCACTAAATATGAGCTTggagtatttttttttgtttccttatctTACTAGGCAGCTGCTTGCGTTCTACCATTTTATAGTACTATTATTagcattttctctttctttcttttctctctctctctctctctttttttttttttaaggcaaaTGAAATGGGAAGGAAGATCGCTCATGAAGGGAGACTTCTGGTTATTGAAAGGTACACGTGAAGATGGGCATCCCATATTCAAGCTATATATACTAATGAGGAATTATAGAGATTGATAGCCGACTGATACCCACCTTTCATTTATGCATCTCAACCACAATTGCTGATTGAAAGGGAATATCGAATTATTTATGGGAAACCAAAATTAGCCTTGCCCGACtaagatataaaaaaaaattatgaaaagaaGGCTCATTTCATTTGTTACGAATCTTTTGTCCAGCTCTTTATCTCACTTCCTTTTCCAACATCTtcgcaaattttcttttcatacTTTAAAAAATTATGCAGTTTGAATTAGAACTCATAGTTTCAAATGGTAAAATATGATATAAAgagggggggagggggagggggagaatGTAGATCTCCTATTTCAAGAAATGACTTGAAATTAATTTTTGCTATAGTTCTTTTACTGGACCTGATACGGTAAACTTTGAAATGGATGTCTGGCATGCAAAACTTTACGATTGACCCTGATTTTTCCTCTCTTCAGAATCGTCACAACCTTGCACTTGATCATAATCTACTAACATGATTTATGTCAGTGTCGTGAAAGTTCAACATTTCTTGGGTCCAATTGCAATTCTCAGAAGTATGGGAGTCAACCTGCGAACATTTACAGTTGAGCTTGGAAGCCAATGTGCATGACCAGAAAAGGGGGGACAATTTATGAAAAACCGGTTTCCAAGCATAACTTGAAGTAGTCTTGATCAGCGAAAAGGAGACCAAGAAACCTTTAGCTTCGACTACCGAAAATGCTCGATGCATCTCTAAAGATATAGGGTTGGAGTGAAGACGACGTCAGATAGTTAATGAATTAAAGTACCTTAATTATTTATGATATAGAAGTTAAACAAAAAGGACATTAAGCACCTGTTTTCAATCATTCTAGTTTAATCAAATCCTTCAACAATGTATAGGAGTGCGGTTTAGTGGTCCTAATCAATGAGGTTAAGTGCATGTCTTTGCCATACAGAGGATTTCATGTCAAAACAATATACTCTCGAGTTCATATTACATGTCATATTCATCGTGCATTTATGCTACAAGAACTTCGAGGACGACAACAAAATTTTAGCACGAAACACCACTTAAGAAAGAGATTAACTAGAAAGCAAAATTCGGCGGTGGAAACGAGTATCAGAATGGACATATTCTTTCAAGAGATGGCCCTGCACTCTGGTGGAAATCCCTGTGGAAAACGCTTTGCGTCAGTGCAATAATTGTAGATCATGTAATTCTTTTCCACCCACCTTAACCTCCTTTCACCGAGTGGATCCAGCTGCTCTGACAACCACGGACTATAATTTGGCATTGATGAAACGCAAGAAGGTTTTGCAGAAGCCAAACTGCAAGCACTTGCACTAAAACCTCTGTAGGAAGCCATAAATGGTGCTTGAGTCCAGTCAATCTTCACCAGCCCCCCTCTTGTGGCCCACTCATCTGCGTTCCATAAACTTGAATATAGCCTCATTGGCTGGGTTTTCGGAAATGCAACACCTATGGATTCCaagttcttgaaaaccctgatGGGAATTGTATCCACAGAGAAGCTACGACAGAGGCATTGATTTCAATCATATAGCATTACTTAATCAATTCAGAATTATTAAGTACGTTTTCTTGGATTAAATTAAAGACATATTACAGTACTTACACAACAGCTGATGGATTCCAGTGCACTGAATAAGTGTGGAAATCAGCAGTTGGATCAAACCAGAAGTAGAACTGCTGTTCTCTTTCGCCTTTGCCCTGAGTGTACACATTGGTATGAAGTATATAAGGTTGACCGCTCAAATTTCCCAGAAACTCAGTCTATTTCATCATGGATCGGTCCAATTGATGACAACTGCCAAAACATTAACACGAATTAAAGAATATGCTAAACTTTTCTGATGAATAATTTGGCTCACTCAAACATATATCAATTGGTCTTAAGCTTACGTAGTAAGCAGTGACAGTGCCAGCAGAATTTCCAGGGACTAATTTGAGCTGCATATCAATTTTCCCGAATAAATACTCTTTCTTGGATTGGAACCCTGAGCCAGAAATGTTATCCAAGGATAAAGTAAGAAGCTCCCCATTGTCGAGTATCTTTCCCCTGGAACCTCCCCAGGTTATGTCAAAATCTTGATAGAAATTATTAGCAGAAGCCACCATTGAAGACGTGACTATTGATAAAGATATCACCAGAAGAAATGGAACATTAATCAAAGAAAGTGAAGCCATTGATTAACACTTCGTTCAACCGAAACAAGTACAGTAACTGTATTAGCGTTCAGAAGGGAAAATGAAGCCCGTTACTGATGGTTCAATTGCACAGAGGTTCCAATCTATAGAGAATTGAATGGTAGCATCGGGAAAAAAGGTAGCTCTGAAAACTCTGGGAAAAAGTCACCTAGAAATGGGAGTATAATATTTGTAAGTTGTGAACAGCTGTGGAGATAAGCATATaaagcataattttttttttttttttttttttaaaaagggtcTGTTCTAAACATCTAAAGACTTGCATTGATCCCCACTGTGGATGGTCATCAAAGCTGTAAGCTGTTGTCGACTCATAAGACTACTAGTAGGAGTATTATCTAAAGAGAGAGTGTCTCGATATTGGAGATTGTTT
Protein-coding sequences here:
- the LOC113694976 gene encoding CASP-like protein 2C1; translation: MDTLVLRLFATSLLVLTACLVAFDSQTKLLFYSIVRKASFRDLNALSILVWVDSAAAAYNVLHILRSRLFPQMDKNLAWFGYLLDQAVAYLVFAANSAALQGCVFAVSGQSNFGWMKVCDRYTRFCIQIGGALMCGYAACLVMAVISSLSAYGLFRLYSPKHFLQLKHQ